The Streptomyces racemochromogenes DNA segment TGGACCACGTCACCGCGTACCGCGAGGTCGAGGCGAAGATCACCGCCCCGGACGGCACGTCCGCCCAGGACCAGCTCAGCGTCACCGACCCGACGTACGCGCAGGACGTGCGCCGCAAGATGGTCGCGGGCGCGCACCAGGACGCGTACGCGGCCGGCTCCATGGCGGTGGGCTCCCTCTACGCCGACAAGCACCACGTCAAGGTCGGCGACGAGCTGACGGTCGCCTTCAACGGCGGCAAGACCACCAGGCTGAAGGTCGCCGCGATCACCTCGGACGAGGGCAACCTCGACAAGGGCGTGAAGTACATCAGCACCGCGACCGCCGAGGCCAACGTCCCGGCCGACCGGCTGGCCCGCCCGTTCATGCTGCTGGCCAAGGCCGAGAAGGGGCAGGCCGACAGCGCGTACACGGCGCTCAAGGCGGCCATGGCCGAGTACCCGCAGTACAAGGTGCTCAACCAGACCGACTACAAGCAGGACCTCAAGGACCAGGTCGGGCAGCTGCTCAACATGGTCTACGGGCTCCTCGCCCTCGCGATCATCGTCGCGGTGCTGGGTGTCGTGAACACCCTGGCCCTCTCGGTGGTCGAGCGGACCCGCGAGATCGGCCTGATGCGCGCCATCGGCCTCTCCCGCCGGCAGCTGCGCCGCATGATCCGCCTGGAGTCGGTGGTCATCGCCCTCTTCGGCGCCCTGCTGGGCCTCGGCCTGGGCATGGGCTGGGGTGCCACCGCCCAGCAGCTCCTCGCCCTCCAGGGGCTGAAGGTGCTGGAGATCCCGTGGCCGACCATCATCGGCGTCTTCGCCGGCTCGGCCCTGGTGGGCCTGTTCGCCGCACTGGTCCCGGCCTTCCGGGCGGGGCGGATGAACGTCCTGAACGCGATCGCCAGCGAGTAGCGGGGCGGTCGTACGGGGGAAGCACGGGGGAACGCGCCGGCCCCGGACCGTCCGCAGGGACGGCCCGGGGCCGGCGTCGTCCGCCGGCGGCCCGGCGGCTCAGCTGCCCAGGGGCCGAGGGGCCGGCAGACCAGGGCCCCGGCGGCCCGGGCGCTCACAGCATCCGCTGGAGCAGGACGTACCCGCCCGCCTCGCCCATCAGCGCGAAGCGCGACCCCGGGTGCAGCCGCTCGGCGAAGGCGACGGGGTCGCCGGCCCCGCCGTCGGAGGCGTCGTAGACCAGGAAGGCCGGCAGCACCCCCTCGGTGCCGCCGATCCAGTACACCTGGCAGCGCGAGGTCAGCCGGGTCAGCGGCCCGTGGCCGGCCTCCACCCGCACCCCGTCCGGGATCTGCGCCAGCAGCCGTTCGACGGCGGCCACCCGCGCGGGCTTCGCGTACGCGGACCGCTCGCCGAGCCGGGCCAGCGGCAGGCTGGTCGCGCTCAGCGCGAGGGCGGCGGCGAGCACGGCGCCGGGCAGCTGGTGGGCGTACGCCCGCACCCGCGGCCGGGGGCTGCGCCGGGCGGTGTCGAGGGCGTCGGCCAGGGCCAGGGCGACGACCGGCATCAGGACGGCGCTGTAGTGGTAGTCGGTGGACCAGTAGTGCGGGTCACCCGACAGGAACCGCCAGCCCAGCGTCGGCACGGCCACCAGCAGCAGCGGGGAGCGCAGCGCCAGGAGCCCGGTGGTGGGGACGAGCACCCAGCCGAGGGTGGTCAGCTTCGTGCCGAGGCCGCTCAGCGGGCCGCCGCCGGCCCCGCCCTCGCCCCCGCCGAGCTTCTCCCAGTAGGCGTAGCCGTCGGCGGCGAAGGCGGGGATCACCACGGTGAACACCAGTGCCGCGGCGGCCGCCCCGGCCACGGCGACGGCCGCCGCGAGCCGTGCGGCCCGCGGGTCGGCGCGCCGGGCCCGCCAGGCGGTGACGAGGGCCAGGGCGGCCAGGGTGAGCCCGAGGTCCTCCTTGACCAGCAGCAGCGGCAGCCCCCAGCCCAGGGCGGCCCGCCAGCGGCGCGCGAGCAGCGCCTCCAGGGCGAAGGCCAGCAGCGGTACGGCGAAGCAGATCTCGTGGAAGTCGAACTCCACGGCCCGCTGGATCCCCCAGGACAGCCCGTACGCCGCCCCGAGCGCGAGCCCCCGGGCCTGCCCGAGGAGCTTCGCCGAGGCGCGGGTGACGGGCAGCGCGGACAGCGCGATCAGGGCCGCCTGCACCACCAGGAGGGTGACGGGGGTCGGGAAGACCCGGTAGAGCGGGGCGATCAGGGCGATGACCGGGCTGAAGTGGTCGCCGAGGATGTTGAAGCCCGGCCCCTTCAGGTCGACCAGGGGCGGCCGGAGCCAGGCGTAGGCCCTGACCGCCTGCTCGAAGATCCCGAGGTCCCAGGAGCCCTCCTCCATCCGCCGGTACCGGGTCACCGAGAGCACCGCGTACGCGAGGAACAGCGCGGCGGCGAGTGCGTACGGTGCCCGGCGCGCGGCCCGCCCGGCGCGGTCGCCCGTGATGCGGTCGCCGGTGCTCGGGGGGCTTCCGGATATCGGCATCCGGACAGATTCTCACCCCTGACCGGAATGCCTCCCTCCGCCCCCCTGTTCCCCGCCGGGGACGGCCCCGGGCCCCCGCCGCGGACGACCCCCGGTCCCCGCCACGCCCCCGCGGGACCGCAATGCCCCGCGCGGCCGGGGGAGCGGCGTCATAGGGTGGGAACCCCCGGCCCGTTCACGTGTCGGGCCCTTCGCGTTGCCCCCGGCACCCCTCGCCCCTCACCGGATGGAAAGCCTGTCTCATGAGCCTGCACGGACTGCTCGACGCCGTCACCCGGGATCCCGCCCTCGCCGAGGCGGTCACCGCGGCCGGGGACGGCAACCGCATGCACGTGGACCTCGTCGGCCCGCCCGCCGCCCGGCCCTTCGCCATCGCCGCGCTGGCCGCCCGCACCGGCCGGACCGTCCTCGCGGTCACCGCCACCGGCCGCGAGGCGGAGGACCTCGCCGCCGCGCTGCGCTCCCTGCTGCCCCCCGACGAGGTGGTCGACTACCCGGCCTGGGAGACGCTGCCGCACGAACGGCTCAGCCCGCGCAGCGACACCGTCGGCCGCCGGATCGCCGTGCTGCGCCGGCTCGCGCACCCGAGCAAGGACGACCCGGCGGCCGGGCCCGTCTCGGTGGTCGTCGCCCCCATCCGCTCCGTGCTCCAGCCGCAGGTCAAGGGGCTCGGGGACCTGCTTCCGGTGAGCCTGCGGCAGGGTGACACCACCGACCTCGGCGTGATCACCGAGGCCCTGGCGGCGGCCGCGTACTCCCGCGTCGAGCTGGTCGAGAAGCGCGGCGAGTTCGCCGTGCGCGGCGGCATCCTCGACGTCTTCCCGCCCACCGAGGAGCACCCGCTGCGCGTGGAGTTCTGGGGCGACGAGGTCGAGGAGATCCGTTACTTCAAGGTCGCCGACCAGCGCTCGCTGGAGATCGCCGAGCACGGCCTGTGGGCCCCGCCCTGCCGCGAGCTGCTGCTCACGGACGAGGTCCGCGAGCGGGCAGCGGCGCTCGCCGAGGAGCACCCCGAACTCGGTGAACTGCTCAACAAGATCGCCGAGGGAATCGCGGTCGAGGGCATGGAGTCCCTCGCCCCGGTCCTCGTCGACGACATGGAGCTGCTCATCGACGTCCTGCCGGCCGGGGCGATGGCCGTCGTCTGCGACCCGGAGCGGGTCCGCACCCGCGCCGCCGACCTGGTGGCGACCTCGCAGGAGTTCCTGATGGCCTCGTGGGCGGCCACCGCCGGCGGCGGCGAGGCACCCATCGACGTCGGCGCCGCCTCGCTGCGCGGGATCGCGGACGTACGCGAGCACGCCGGCGAGATCGGCATGATGTGGTGGTCGGTGTCCCCCTTCGCGGCAGGCGACGAGGACATGGCGGGCGGCGACGTGCTGAAGCTCGGCATGCACGCCCCCGAGGCCTACCGGGGCGACACCGCCCGCGCCCTCGCCGACACCAAGGGCTGGATCGCCGACGGCTGGCACACCGTCTACCTCACCGAGGGCCACGGCCCGGCCGCCCGCACCGTCGAGGTGCTCGGCGGCGAGGGCATCGCCGCCCGGCTGGAGCCCCGGCTGGAGGCGCTCGAGCCCTCCATCGTCCACGTCGCCTGCGGTTCGATCGACAACGGCTTCGTGGACCCGGCGCTGAAGCTGGCCGTCCTCACCGAGACCGACCTGACCGGGCAGCGCACCGCCACCAAGGACCTCGGCCGGATGCCGACCCGGCGCCGCAAGTCCATCGACCCGCTCACCCTGGAGGTCGGCGACTACATCGTGCACGAGCAGCACGGTGTCGGCCGCTACGTCGAGATGGTGCAGCGCACCGTGCAGGGCGCCACCCGCGAGTACCTCCTCGTCGAGTACGCGCCGGCCAAGCGAGGCCAGCCCGGCGACCGCCTGTACATCCCCACCGACCAGCTGGAGCAGGTCACCAAGTACGTGGGCGGAGAGGCCCCGACCCTGCACCGGCTCGGCGGCGCCGACTGGACGAAGACCAAGGCGCGGGCGAAGAAGGCCGTCAAGGAGATCGCCGCCGACCTGATCAAGCTGTACAGCGCGCGCATGGCGGCCCCCGGCCACACCTTCGGCCCGGACACCCCCTGGCAGCGCGAGCTGGAGGACGCCTTCCCGTACGCGGAGACGCCCGACCAGCTCACCACCATCGCCGAGGTCAAGGAGGACATGGAGAAGTCTGTCCCGATGGACCGGCTGATCTGCGGCGACGTCGGCTACGGCAAGACGGAGATCGCGGTGCGGGCCGCCTTCAAGGCGGTGCAGGACGGCAAGCAGGTGGCCGTCCTGGTCCCCACGACCCTCCTCGTCCAGCAGCACTTCGGGACCTTCTCCGAGCGCTACAGCCAGTTCCCGGTCAACGTGAAGGCGCTGTCCCGCTTCCAGACCGACACCGAGTCCAAGGCCACCCTGGAGGGCCTCAAGGAGGGCTCGGTGGACGTGGTCATCGGCACCCACCGGCTGTTCTCGCAGGAGACGAAGTTCAAGGACCTGGGCCTGGTCATCGTCGACGAGGAGCAGCGCTTCGGCGTCGAGCACAAGGAGCAGCTGAAGAAGCTCCGCGCCAACGTCGACGTGCTGACCATGTCGGCGACCCCGATCCCGCGCACCCTGGAGATGGCGGTGACCGGCATCCGCGAGATGTCGACGATCACCACCCCGCCGGAGGAGCGCCACCCGGTGCTCACCTTCGTCGGCCCGTACGAGGAGAAGCAGATCGGCGCCGCGATCCGGCGCGAGCTGCTGCGCGAGGGCCAGTGCTTCTACATCCACAACCGGGTCGAGTCCATCGACCGGGCGGCCGCGAAGCTGCGCGAGATCGTGCCCGAGGCGCGGATCGCGACGGCCCACGGCCAGATGTCGGAACAGGCCCTGGAGCAGGTCGTGGTCGACTTCTGGGAGAAGAAGTTCGACGTCCTCGTCTCCACGACCATCGTCGAGTCCGGCATCGACATCTCCAACGCCAACACCCTGATCGTGGAGCGCGGCGACAACTTCGGCCTGAGCCAGCTGCACCAGCTGCGCGGCCGCGTCGGGCGCGGCCGCGAGCGTGGGTACGCGTACTTCCTGTACCCGCCGGAGAAGCCGCTGACGGAGACCGCGCACGAGCGGCTGGCCACCATCGCCCAGCACACCGAGATGGGCGCCGGCATGTACGTGGCGATGAAGGACCTGGAGATCCGCGGCGCGGGCAACCTGCTGGGCGGCGAGCAGTCCGGGCACATCGCGGGCGTCGGCTTCGACCTGTACATCCGGATGGTCGGCGAGGCCGTGGCCGACTACCGGGCCGCCGTCGAGGGCGGCGGGGCGCAGGAGGAGCCGCCGCTGGAGGTGAAGATCGAGCTGCCGGTCGATGCGCACGTCCCGCACGACTACGCGCCCGGCGAGCGGCTGCGCCTGCAGGCGTACCGGTCCATCGCGGCGGCGAACTCCGAGGCCGACATCAAGGCCGTGCGGGAGGAGCTGACGGACCGCTACGGCAAGCTCCCGGAGCCGGTGGAGAACCTGCTGCTGGTGGCGGGGCTGCGGATGCTGGCGCGGGCCTGCGGGGTCGGGGACATCACCCTCCAGGGGCCGAACATCCGCTTCGGGCCGGTGGAGTTGCGCGAGTCGCAGGAGCTGCGCCTCAAGCGCCTGTACCCGGGGACGGTCCTCAAGCCGGCCACCTCCCAGGTGCTGGTGCCTCGGCCGAAGACGGCGAAGGTCGGCGGCAAGCCGCTGGTCGGCCGCGAACTGCTGGCCTGGACAGGCGAGTTCCTCACCACGATCCTCGGCTCGTAGCGCGCGCCCGTGCGTATCATCGGCCGATGAACACGTCGACGACCCTGGAGTCCGCCGCGACGGCGGACTTCCCGGCCCTGTCGCTGCGGCCCTGGCGCGAGGACGACGTCCCCGCGCTGGTGGAGGCGTACGCCGATCCGTTCCTGCGGCGCTGGACCGCCGAGCCCCTGGACGACGCGGCCGGCGGGCTGCGCTGGGTGGCGCGGCAGCGGCGGGACCGGGAGGCGGGCCTGCGGTTCGCCTTCGCGGTGCTGGAGGCCGGGCCCGGGGGCGGGCCGGGCCGGCTGGTGGGCGGTGCGGTCCTCAAGCGGCCAGTGCCGGACGGCGCTTCGGCCGAGGTCGGCTACTGGACGGCCGCCGCGGCGCGGGGCCGGGGCGTCGCCCCGCGCGCCCTGGAGGCGCTGACGGTCTGGGCGTTCGAGACCTTCGCCGGCTCCGGGCTGGAACGCCTCGACCTGCTGCACCAGGAGGACAACGGGGCCTCCTGCCGGGTGGCGGAGAAGAGCGGCTACCTCTTCCGCGCCGTTCTTCCCGCGGCGCCGCCGGAGTTCCCGCTCAGCGGTCACCTGCACGTCCGGCGGGCCGGAGGCGGCTGAGCGGGAGGGCGGGTCAGACCGATTCGCCCACCGCGCCGCCCGTCTTGGAGAGGTCCAGGACGTCGGAGTCCTTCGGGGAGGCGGTGTCGACCGGGACGTCGAAGGCCGAGAACGTGAGGGCGCCGGTCGTGTCGCCGCTGATCGACGACTTCAGGATGTACGGCGTGCCCCGCGTCGCGACCCAGTCGGTCTGGGTGCCCTGCCGGGCGGGGGAGGTGACGGACAGCGCCGGTGTGCCGTCGACGCTGCCCGTCTCCCCCTTGCGGGCGAGCGGGCTGCCCTTGCCGAGGTCGTCCGTCAGCTTTCCGAGGTTGCAGCTGCCGGTCATCGGGGCGGCGCGCGGGTCGGTGGCGGGGAGCTTGACCCAGCGGTCCGCGAGCACGGCGACCATCTGGTCCGTCTGCTTCTGCGAGGCGTGCTTCTGCTTGGCGGCGCCCCGCCAGTAGTCGGCGTCGCCGCGGAAGTGGACGAGGTCGGGGGACTTGATGATGTCCATCTTCCCCATGCCGTCGAGGCGGACGGCGCCGTTGCAGTTGCCCTTCTTGTCGAGGGAGAGGTCGATCCGCATCGGCTTGGCCTCGTACTCCACGGTGGCCGTGACGTGCAGGGACTGCGCCTTGCGGGTGGCCTCGCCGGCCCGGGTGAGGATCTCCGCCCCCGACAGGTCGGCCAGTGCCCGCTCGCCCTTGGCGTCCGAGGTGGCCGACGGCGAGGCGGGCCCGGAGGCGGACGCTCCGGGCGACTGGGAGGCGCGGGCCCGGCCGCCGACGTCGGAGGCCCGGCCGTCGGCGGGCACGCACGCCGCCAGGCCGCCGCCGATCAGGGCCGCGGCGGCCAGTGCCGACGTGGTGGTCTTCGTACGGCTGCGCATCTGGATTCCCCCGTGGACCGGTGACTACGACTCAGGATCCGAGACTAGGGGGTGTCTGTGACACCGTCCCGGCGGGTCCGCGCACGCCGGTGTACTCGACCGAGCCGGCGTCCGGCCCCTGTTGCGCGTGCTTGACCAGGTACGGCACCGCGTCCAGCAGGACGTGGTCGGTGATCTCGCCGCCGTCGGGGGCCTTCGACCTGAACACCGCCACCGGCTTGCCGTTCTGGCGGGCGTCCGGCTCGCGGCGGACGCCGGTGGGCTCGGCCGGGTAGGCCCGGTCGGGCCGGGCCGCCGCGCACAGGGTGCGCAGGTGTGCGACCGAGGGGTCCGAGGTCCTGGCGTCGATCCAGGCCGCCTGGCCGCTGTCGGGGTACGAGGCGGTCGGGTCCCTGAAGTGGTCCCTGAGGAAGCCCTCGTCGCCCTTGAAGGAGAGCCGGCCGTCCTCCATCAGGATCTCCCCGGTTCCGGCGCGCGCGACCGTGACCTTGCCCCAGCAGCCGCTTTCGCCCTCGAAGGTCAGGGCCGCGCTGATCTCGCGGTCGCCGATGGTGCGCGTGATGGCCGCGTTCTTCCTCTCGGCCTTGGCCGTCTCCTCGTACGCGGCGCGCAGGACGGCGGCCGGGTCCCTGCCCGCGAGCGGATCCGGCTTCGCGGACGCCGCGGACGCCGCGGACGACCGCGCCGCCGGGCCGGCCGCCGGGCCGCAGCCGGTGGCGGTCAGCAGGGCCGCGAGGGCGAGTGCGGTCGCGGCCGCGGACACGGCCGCGGGCATGGTGGTGGTGCGCATGAGCTGGTCCCCCCCCTGGGATCGTTCAGGATCCGGAGGGTATCCGGCGGGTGTCCGGCGTCGCTGGAGTCAGGACTTCTTCCACGTCGCGCAGCCCGTGGTCTTGAAGTAGCCGTCCTGCGCGGAGACGGTCACGACGGCCGGGCCGGTGGGGTTGTCGTTGGCGGCGATGGAGTCGACGTCGTGAGAGGCGTTCTTGGCGCGCTCCCAGTAGCAGCCGGCCGAGCCCGCGGCGGGGCCGCTCGACTTGTAGGTGCCGGGGGCGAGGTCGAGGCCCACCTTGAACATGCCGCCGTCGCCCGCGGCTTCGGTCTTCGGGGCGTCGGAGACGGCCTTCGGGTCGACGGTCTCCCAGTCGTTGCAGCCGTTGGACTTGAAGAGCTTGTCGCCCGCCTCGATGGTCACGTAGCTGGTGCCGGTGACGTTGTCGTTGGCGATGATCGACTCGACCTCGCCCGAGGCGTCCTTGGCGCGCTCCCAGTAGCAGCCCAGGCCCTTGTTGCCGGTGGTGCGGTAGGTGCCGGGCTGGAGGTCCGAGCCGGCCTGGAAGGTGCCGCTGCCGCGCATCGCCGCCTTCTTGCCGTCCTTCTTCGGCTCGGACGGCTTCGCGCTCGTCTTGCCGCCGGCCGTCTGGCCGCCGCCCGCCTTGGGGCTGTTGCCGGCCGCGGCCGGCTTCTTCGGGCCGGTGTCCTTGGAGCCGCTCGTGCCGCCGCCCCCGGTGCAGGCGGCGAGTGCGACGAGGGCGACGAGCGCGCCGGCGCCCGTGA contains these protein-coding regions:
- a CDS encoding DUF2079 domain-containing protein → MPISGSPPSTGDRITGDRAGRAARRAPYALAAALFLAYAVLSVTRYRRMEEGSWDLGIFEQAVRAYAWLRPPLVDLKGPGFNILGDHFSPVIALIAPLYRVFPTPVTLLVVQAALIALSALPVTRASAKLLGQARGLALGAAYGLSWGIQRAVEFDFHEICFAVPLLAFALEALLARRWRAALGWGLPLLLVKEDLGLTLAALALVTAWRARRADPRAARLAAAVAVAGAAAAALVFTVVIPAFAADGYAYWEKLGGGEGGAGGGPLSGLGTKLTTLGWVLVPTTGLLALRSPLLLVAVPTLGWRFLSGDPHYWSTDYHYSAVLMPVVALALADALDTARRSPRPRVRAYAHQLPGAVLAAALALSATSLPLARLGERSAYAKPARVAAVERLLAQIPDGVRVEAGHGPLTRLTSRCQVYWIGGTEGVLPAFLVYDASDGGAGDPVAFAERLHPGSRFALMGEAGGYVLLQRML
- the mfd gene encoding transcription-repair coupling factor; the protein is MSLHGLLDAVTRDPALAEAVTAAGDGNRMHVDLVGPPAARPFAIAALAARTGRTVLAVTATGREAEDLAAALRSLLPPDEVVDYPAWETLPHERLSPRSDTVGRRIAVLRRLAHPSKDDPAAGPVSVVVAPIRSVLQPQVKGLGDLLPVSLRQGDTTDLGVITEALAAAAYSRVELVEKRGEFAVRGGILDVFPPTEEHPLRVEFWGDEVEEIRYFKVADQRSLEIAEHGLWAPPCRELLLTDEVRERAAALAEEHPELGELLNKIAEGIAVEGMESLAPVLVDDMELLIDVLPAGAMAVVCDPERVRTRAADLVATSQEFLMASWAATAGGGEAPIDVGAASLRGIADVREHAGEIGMMWWSVSPFAAGDEDMAGGDVLKLGMHAPEAYRGDTARALADTKGWIADGWHTVYLTEGHGPAARTVEVLGGEGIAARLEPRLEALEPSIVHVACGSIDNGFVDPALKLAVLTETDLTGQRTATKDLGRMPTRRRKSIDPLTLEVGDYIVHEQHGVGRYVEMVQRTVQGATREYLLVEYAPAKRGQPGDRLYIPTDQLEQVTKYVGGEAPTLHRLGGADWTKTKARAKKAVKEIAADLIKLYSARMAAPGHTFGPDTPWQRELEDAFPYAETPDQLTTIAEVKEDMEKSVPMDRLICGDVGYGKTEIAVRAAFKAVQDGKQVAVLVPTTLLVQQHFGTFSERYSQFPVNVKALSRFQTDTESKATLEGLKEGSVDVVIGTHRLFSQETKFKDLGLVIVDEEQRFGVEHKEQLKKLRANVDVLTMSATPIPRTLEMAVTGIREMSTITTPPEERHPVLTFVGPYEEKQIGAAIRRELLREGQCFYIHNRVESIDRAAAKLREIVPEARIATAHGQMSEQALEQVVVDFWEKKFDVLVSTTIVESGIDISNANTLIVERGDNFGLSQLHQLRGRVGRGRERGYAYFLYPPEKPLTETAHERLATIAQHTEMGAGMYVAMKDLEIRGAGNLLGGEQSGHIAGVGFDLYIRMVGEAVADYRAAVEGGGAQEEPPLEVKIELPVDAHVPHDYAPGERLRLQAYRSIAAANSEADIKAVREELTDRYGKLPEPVENLLLVAGLRMLARACGVGDITLQGPNIRFGPVELRESQELRLKRLYPGTVLKPATSQVLVPRPKTAKVGGKPLVGRELLAWTGEFLTTILGS
- a CDS encoding GNAT family N-acetyltransferase, which gives rise to MNTSTTLESAATADFPALSLRPWREDDVPALVEAYADPFLRRWTAEPLDDAAGGLRWVARQRRDREAGLRFAFAVLEAGPGGGPGRLVGGAVLKRPVPDGASAEVGYWTAAAARGRGVAPRALEALTVWAFETFAGSGLERLDLLHQEDNGASCRVAEKSGYLFRAVLPAAPPEFPLSGHLHVRRAGGG